The window TTGCTTGGTGTGGGCCTTGGACTTATTATCAATCGACTTCGTTATGCGTTGCGCAGGCGCGGTCTCGTTGATGTAGTATTCCATTCACTTTTACAAATTTTAACTCCGTTTATTATTTTCTTTATCGCGGAGGAAATGTTCCATGCCTCAGGTGTAATTGCAGTTGTGGCCGCTGGGATAATTTATACAATTGTTAAAGAACGAACAGAAAACTTTATCGCTCAGGAGCAAGTGCTAACGGATAATATTTGGTCCATTATCGCCTTCATCTTAAATGGCGTTATTTTCTTGTTGTTAGGTTTGACACTACCGACGGCCATGCGATCCTTACTGGAAAATGAACAAATAAGTAACTGGCTGTTGCTTGGATATGTCCTTGCATTAGGCTTCGTCGTACTAGGTATACGATTCGTATGGTCACATTCCTTTAATTATTTCAATTATATATCGTCAGAAAGTATAACGGAAAAACCCACTTTAAAAACAAGTCTAATTACGAGTTTGGTTGGCGTGCGGGGAACAATCACAATGGTTGGTGTGTTATCCATTCCTTTATATACAGCTTCGAATGATTTATTTCCCGAGCGTTCACTCATCATCTTTTTAGCGGCGGGCGTCATATTAATGACGCTTATCGTAGCAACAATCTTCTTACCTATTTTAAGTAAAGATGAAGCAAACGAGCAGACGACTGATTTAGATTTAAATGGAGAAAAGCAGCGTATGATACTTGGGGCTATTCAAGAGATTAAATCTCAGCAAACAGTGGAAAATACATCGATTGTTTATGAACTATTAAATGAATATACCCTCATGTTACATATGTTGCAATCGAAAAATAAAAATGAGGAAGAACTGCGTGTCTACAAAGAACAGCTAACGGTAGAACGCTTGCATTGTTTAGTGCTTGAGCGGCAATATGTGGAGGTCTATAGGAAAGAACATGAAGTGAAGCCGAATATTTTAAAAAGTATTGAAAAGTCGATTTCCGTACGGGAAAAGGTGATTAAAAGTGTTGGCAATCGCTATATTGGGCAAAAGCTTTATCAAGTATTGAAAAACTGGAAACTTGGACGCTTAAATGAGGAAGAATTAACACGATTTTTGGAAACGGAAGATGCTATACAAAAATTCACCTTTGAAAAAGTCTTAGCCGATTTAGAAGAGCGAGCAACTGCTAGTGATCAACCAGAAGTACTACACAGTATCATTTATTACTACAATCGCCTTATGAATAAAAAGGAATTGCCACCTAAAGTGGAAGCGGTTCAATCGATAATGGACGAACAAAAGGAGATACTTTCCTTGAACGCGATTGAGGGGCAAAGGAAGGAGATTTCTAAAATGTTTGAAGACGGTGCGATCAATACGGAGGAAGCGAAGGAACTTCGACGCTTCGTTAACTACTTGGAAAGTGTTGTATTATACGAGTACGTAGAATAATCAATCCAAGAGGGTCCATCGGCTATGAGCAATGAATTCTTTTTTCATTTTAAACCTAGGCAGGCAAGCCCCATCTACTCCCAAACTTATGTCTTTATAATGCGCTATTACCCAAAAAAGTTTCTATGATAAAAGTATAGAACCTTTCATACACTTTAGGTAGTACATAAGATTGGGAAGGGGTCACTTTATTGGTTGAAAAAGCACTTTTAATGATCATAGTTTTACGGATTTTTTCAGGAAGTGTAGATATCACCGCAGCAATGGTAATGTATAAATTAAATGATTTAGAAAAAGCCTTTTATATTAACACACTGTTAGCTCTAGTAGGTCCATGTGTATTAATCATCACAACAGGAATCGCATTATTTGGTCTCGCCGAAAAAATTTCATTAACTCGAATGGTTTGCCTCTTTGCAGGAATCGTACTTATTCTTTTTAGTCTAAAATCTAAATAAGAACTCTATCTGTTGAACTGGTGCATACAGCTTAGTCACCTTGCAAGAGGCATCACTTATTCCCAAATCACATTTGTGGGGAATTTTAGTTCAATTTATATAGTGATTCGATTTCAAAAAGGGTATACATGCTGTTTTCTATAAAATTGACCTTTTGAAGATTATCAAGTACTATGACAAATTAGAATATGTTGAACTTTTGAAAGAGGTGTATGAATGAGCAGGAATGTTTTCGAGGAGAACTTTGAAAAATATGCTGATCCTGAAATGTATGATCATCTATATGAAGGCTATCAGAAGGATTTGAATGTAATTCTAGAATGGGCAAAGCCCAATCAACCGATTATTGAATTGGCATGCGGTACAGGAAGACTCACGATACCGATGGCGAAACGTGGATTTCAACTGATTGGTGTTGACTTACATGAGGGGATGCTGGAGCGCGCAAAACAAAAGGCAAAAGAGCATTCGGTTTCGATTGAATTTTTGAAGCAAGACTGCACGGAGTTGGCTATACCCGTAAAAAGCGAGTTAGTTTTCATGACAGGGAATTCCTTTCAACATTTTCTGACGAATGAAGCACAAGATGCCTTATTGCAATCTGTCCGACACCATCTAGTAGATGACGGACTTTTTATTTTTGATACAAGAAATCCTCTATTAGATGAGTTGGCAGCTATTGATGAGTATGAGCAAACGTATAGTGATAAGAGTGGCAATCAAATTATCGAGTTCCATCGTGATGAATATAATTCGATGACACAAATCTTACATTGTCATACGGAGCGCCAAATTTATCAAGGAGAAACTTTAATCTCTAAAGAGCAAGACGGCATTTCCTTGCGCTATTCATTTCCACTTGAAATGGAAAGAATGCTTAAAGAAAATGGATTTGAGATCTTACAAGCATATGGTGATTGGGATAAAAATGAGCTGAATACAAAAAGTATTTCTATGGTGTATGTTTGTAAAACTGAAAAATGAAAGGAGCCAAGTTCTGAGATTACTCAGAACTTGGCTCCTTTTTACTTGCGTTGTTGGCACAGATCCCTACTATTAAATAAGAATAGCTTTAACTATAGCTGGAAATTTATTTGAACCTTCTGTCATGTTGAGCGTCTGATTAAACAGGAAGGAGCATATGTGCTATTAAGCGGTAGGATGTAAGTGGGATACTAATAGTAAGACAGGCCGTGAGAACATGAAACAAATCGTTTTCGAAAAAGAAGGAAAAGTAGTTTGTTATCTATGTGGCCATACAGAAAATACTAAGTTCGGGATATCCTTTGTTGGTATAGATTACAAAGATAGTACTATTTTTGATGTAACAAAAAATAAAGATACTGTATGTTTAAAGCATCGTTAGTAAAAATGTGGAGGGAGAATTTTATGAGAGAAATGCCAGTTAGCGTGCAAACGGTCCTAAATGAATATATCGCTTTGTTGCATGAACGATTACCAAATACCCTTGAAGGATTGTATCTTCAAGGGTCCATTGCACTGAATGCCTACGTGAATGATTCAAGTGATATTGATTTTATTACTGTTATAAACCGGCGATTATCAGAGGTGGAGGTGCGGATTTTATCTGAAATTCATAAGACGATAGCTGGTAAGTATGAAAAGCCAGAGATGGATGGGGTCTATATTATGTGGAAGGATATTGGAAAACTAGAAGCGGATGATGACAATTATCCTTACTATAATGAAGGTACATTGGGTTATGGTGCTTATTTCAATTCGATTACTTGGTGGATATTGAAAACGAATGGAGTTAGCATTATCGGACCAGAACCATCTGCTCTCAAATTTGAAATTGACTCACAGCATCTAGTGTCATATGTAATTGAAAATATGAATACTTATTGGGCAGGGAGAGTCCAAAGGATTGAAAACGCAATGGGCAACAAGCTTTACCCACCAACCTCGGAGATAGATGATGAAATCGAATGGTCCGTTCTCGGTCTGTTACGCCAACATTATACATTAAAGGAGCACGATATCATTTCAAAACTTGGTGCTGGTGAATACGCATTATTGCATATGCCGATGGAATGGCATCCAATCATTAAGGAAGCTATAAATATTCGTAAAGGAATGAAAATAAAAATCTTCACCTCTGATGAAGAGCGAATTAATATGGCTTTACAATTTTCGAAGTATATCATTCAGTACTGCAATAGTGACTTAGTCTAAAAAATTACGCCGAATTTCACCTAAACCTTTGTACAGGGATATCATTCAAACGCTTTACATTGTTGTGGAACTTACACCTTTTCTACACATAAAATTGGTTTTTTCGTAATGGCAAATCTTTGTTTATGTATTACACCGCGCTTAGTCAATAATGAGACATTGACTAAGCGCAGGTTTCTTTAATTGTGTTTAGACGACCTTCAGTCCTTTCCTAATTCGGATAATACAACACCATACTTAAACGTGTTATTAGTTTCCCAGAATTATGATAGCTATGAGCTCTGTCGGCCTTAAAACGGATTGAATCTCCACTTTTCACGGTATATTCCTCGTTATTTACACGAATTGTTAGTTCTCCGTCGAAAATAGTTAAGAGCTCTTCAGTTCCCTCCATATGCGCATCAGCACTTAGGAATCCGCCTTGATCGATTTCAACTGAATACACTTCAAAGCGTTTTTCGTCTTCAAACGGAAAATGTGGATACACCCGATATTTTCCGTTGTCTTCTGACAATGTTTGGATGTCACTTCTCAAAACAATTTTTGTGTCTGGTTGTGGATGATTGATGAGGGAAGTAAAAGAAACTTTCAACCCATTGGCTATTTTCCAGATAGTCGTAATGGTTGGAGCTGATTCGCCACGTTCAATTTGACCAATCATTGTTTTACTTACCCCGGTCAATTCAGCCACCTTTTCAAGACTTAATTTTTTACTCTCCCTTATTGCTTTTAAATTCTTGGCAATGATAAGATGAATTTCCATTTTAAACAACACTCCTATTTATCTGTACAATATAGCGTCCGAACTGTACAATAAAGCGAAAACGTTATAGTGCCTATTTTAGACAGTATAACATATTCACTAGAGGGAGGACTAATATGCCTGTACTAACATTCTTGTTGTATGTATTCGTCATGAGTTTTACGCCAGGTCCGAATAATATTATGGCGATGTTATTTGCGAATCAGTTTGGGTTTAAGAAGACACTTCGATTTTGCCTAGGCGTAGGCGCAGGTTTCTTTGTCATCATGATATTATCGAGTTACTTTAATCTAATCCTACATAACTTTATTCCGAAAGTTGAATTTCCGATGATGCTTCTAGGTGCTGGCTATATGCTGTTTCTCGCAATCAAAATAATTACTAGTTCAACTACTTCTACTGATGAGGGGGGCGGCAAATATAACAGTTTTTTTGCAGGGATGCTGTTACAGTTTGTAAATCCGAAAGGTGTTTTATATGGTATTACGGTAATTGCAACGTTCATTCTTCCATACTATAGTTCAACAATTGACTTACTACTTTTTTCGTTATTTCTTGGTTTCGTCGGTATTATGAGTACTTGTAGCTGGAGCCTATTTGGTTCGATATTTCAGAAATTTCTTTCGGATTATAGAAAGCAATTTAATATTGTGATGGCATTGTTATTGGTATATAGCGCTGTTTCGATTTTTATATGATAAATAATTGTAGATGCGATTGGTATACAAATGATGCAGCTATTTTTATAAAATCCGCAGAGCTGTTTGAATGACAAGAGTCGATGATTTCAACATTAATCTTAACCTCACGTAATTTCTCTCGTTGCCGTAATCGAGATTCCATTCAGAGACTGCGTCGCAAGCCGATCTGCTTCTGAATTTATTTTCCGCGGCACTAGTTCGTACTCCGGCAAGATACCAAGGTCTTTCAGCTTTTCGTCAATACGATCTGCCCAGCGTGATAGATTGTTCTCAAGCGCCGGCCAGTCCCCGCCCAGTTGGTTGATGACCACCTGAGAATCGCCGATGAACCGGATCGGTAAATGATGGACATTCAAAAGCTCGAGTTCCTGTATGCTCAAGTATAGTGCGGCATATTCAGCTTCATTATTCGATGTGAGTTCATCGGAAGATGCGTTCCGCCGCAATCTGTATGATTTCCCGCTCTGTTCATAATAAATGACGCAGCCCAAACCTGATTTGCTGGTTGCCCGGTCAAAGCCGCCGTCGAAATAGACCGCTATATTATGTGGTTCGGTTTCAATTCCTTTTAAGTAGCCCTTCATCTCTTTGACCGTCCATGTGCTGTCGAACCGGTCAATTAACGTTATATTTTTGGTGCGTCCGGTACGCTCTAAATCCTCTGCAAATAGCAAAGCTTGTGCGGCCGGCATCTCCTCGGAGCGAAAGACAGTTTCCACGCCTTTCGGTATTTTATAAATCCATTCGATTAGAATGTTCATTGCTAATCCTCCTGCATCAGTTAGTATATGTATCAATCCTATTTCTATCTTAACAAATTATATGCAATCTAAGTTTATCCAACACAGGCCTAATTTATGAAATGAAAAATTTGTTGAAGCTCCTGTTTACTTATATAGAAGTGTCATTCAATTGCAACTTGTATTTATAGAACATTCTTATTTTTTGTTTTTTATATACCAGGTACTAACACTAGATGTTATAATGAAAAGAAAAATGAGGTGTGTTCGAATGATTAAATCTAAAGCGCGTATAACAGCAATAGGTACCCACGTTCCTCAAAAAATTATGCTAAATGAGGATTTGGAAAAGATGGTAGAAACGAATGATGAATGGATTGTTCAGCGAACCGGTATAAAGGAAAGGCGAATCGCAGGAAACGAAGAATATGCTTCCCATTTGGCTTTTAAAGCGATTGAAAATATGATTGGAAACAATCATAAAGACTTACAAGACGTTGATTGTATTATCGTAGCGACAACAACTCCGGACTATGCGTTTCCGAGTGTAGCCTGTCAAATTCAGAGTCACTTTAATATCCCCTGTACAGGAGCGTTTGACTTAAATGCTACCTGCGCAGGTTTCACGTATGCTTTGCACTTAGCAAATAATTTAATTACTGCCGAGGCACATCGTAAGATTTTAGTTGTTGCAACCGAGACTTTATCAAAAGTAACCGATTATACAGATCGAACAACCTGTATTTTATTCGGAGATGGGGCCGGCGCTATGCTAGTAGAGTACGATCAAGAGAATCCTAGTTTCCTGGCTAGCCATATAGGAACGAATGGCGAAGGGGGGATTCATGTATATCGAACGACCTTTGCAACTACTATGGATGATAAACCACTAAGCGACACCGGGAAAATGGTTCAGAACGGAAGGGAAGTATACAAATGGGCAGCCCGTACGATTCCACTAGGAATTCAAGAATTATTAAGTAAAGCACAATTAAACAGTGAAGATATTAACTGGTTTATACCACATAGCGCAAATCTAAGGATGGTTGAATCAATATGTGAAAAGTCAGGTTTTCCGATAGAAAAAACGTTAACGAGTATGAAGAATTTTGGGAATACCTCATCAGCATCAATTCCATTAGCACTACATCTGGGAATAAAAGAAGGAAAAATCAAAGATGGCGATACATTATTGCTTTATGGTTTCGGGGCGGGACTTACACATTTAGGTCTTGTCTTATCGTGGAAGCAAAATTGAAAATACTGAGCTGTCAGTAATGAATCGAGATGTTAATACCGTAAAAGAAATTGAAAGTAAAATAATCGAGACTTTATACACATCGTGTCGGGAATCACCATTCCTGTTTGATTTGCAATCAATTAAAATTTCCACAAATAGAAAATCCAATCAAGAAATAAAATATCTTGATTGGATTTTTATTAGCTATAAATTTTCAGTACACTTTATCTCCATTAAAAATAGAGTTTTTCACAATGACATAGTCCACTGTTCGGATGGCGTCTAGCTTGTTACCGCCAGCATAGGAGATGGATGATTGTAGATCCTGTTGCATTTCGTCTAAAGTGTCCATTAATGGACCTTTATATTCGACGTACATTTTTTTACCTTCAACGTTTTTCTTTTCGCCCTTTTGGAATTCAGAGGCTGAGCCAAAGTATTCTTTAAAACGTTGGCCGTCTTTTTCGATTGTTTGACCGGGAGATTCCTCGTGGCCAGCAAATAGGGAACCGATCATGACCATTGAGGCACCGAAACGTACAGATTTGGCGATGTCTCCGTGTGTACGTATGCCGCCATCTGCGATGATAGGTTTAGTAGCTGCTTTTGCACACCAACGTAGTGCAGCTAACTGCCAACCGCCTGTACCGAAGCCTGTTTTTATTTTTGTAATACATACTTTACCTGGCCCAATGCCAACTTTCGTAGCGTCTGCACCGGCATTTTCAAGTTCGCGTACGGCTTCTGGTGTGCCTACGTTACCAGCTATGACAAAGCTTTCAGGCAAGTGTTTTTTAATATGTTGAATCATATTGATAACTGCATTGGAATGACCATGAGCAATATCGATCGTGATGAATTCAGGTATAAGCTTGTCAGCAGCTAGTTGTACAATGAAAGTATAGTCCTCATCTTTAACACCAACGCTAATAGAAGCGATTAAACTACGTGATTGCATGTCTTTAATAAAGTCTGCTCGTTTTTCTGGATTAAAACGATGCATAATATAGAAGTAACCATTTTCAGCTAATTTGATAGCGACGTTTTCATCTATAATTGTTTGCATATTTGCTGGTACAACTGGAATTTTAAATGTATGCCCGCCAAGTATTACAGACGTGTCACACTCAGAACGGCTATTCACCACACATTTTGCAGGAATCAACTGGATATCTTCATAATCAAATACATTTTCCATAGATAGCACCTCGAAAGACGAATATTACTATTCGTTTAGTTTGGAACGTTCGTACTTTAATAATTTACATCACTTTAGGCAGTATGTCAAAACATTTTATAGTGACCGTCAAAACGTATATAATCTGAATCCATTTCCTTTTAAGTACACCAACATTGACGTTTAATAACTACTTCTGGTTATACAAAGTATTAAAAAAATAAGCAAAAAAGAGCTTTGGTGGACTCTTTTTTGCTTATTCTTGTGTGTACTAGGCATCACTTTAAAGAGTAGGATGCGATGACAAGTATGCGATATCACCGTATTGAAGGCATTGAAGTTACAAAGGCTCAAAAGTTTGTTATTTCGTTATGAAATCTTTTTATCAGTAGATCTTCATATAACGTTCAATTTCCCAAGGGTGTACGTTAATTCGGTAATTCTCCCATTCCAATTTCTTTTCAGCCATAAAGTTTGTGTAGATGTGCTTGCCTAGAGCTTCTTGGATAATTTCATCTTTTCCTAGCGCAATAAGGGCATGGTCAAGGTCAGTAGGTAAAGTACCAATTTCTAATTCCTGAAGTTCGGAAGGTTTCATTTCGTAAATGTTACGGTCGACTGGCATTGGCGGTTCGAGTTCACGTTTAATGCCGTCTAAACCTGCTTTTAATATGGCCGCCATTGCAAGATATGGATTTGCCGCCGAGTCGACGGAACGGACTTCGATTCGGGTACTGAGGCCCCTTGATGCCGGGATGCGGATGAGTGGGCTGCGATTTTGGGCGGACCAAGCGATATAGCAGGGTGCTTCGTAGCCAGGAACAAGACGTTTATAAGAGTTAACTGTCGGGTTTGTCACTGCCGTAAAACCAGGGACATGCTCGAGAACACCGGCCATGAACTGATAAGCAGTTGCGCTCAATTGTAATTCACCATTTTCGTCAACAAATGCATTTTTACCGTCTTTGAAAAGAGAAACATTGCAATGCATACCCGACCCACTGACTCCAAAAAGAGGTTTTGGCATGAAGGTCGCATGTAACCCGTGATTGCGTGCAATCGTTTTAACAACAAGTTTAAATGTTTGGATGTTATCACAAGCGGTAAGTACATCCGCATATTTGAAATCGATTTCGTGTTGGCCAGGTGCGCATTCATGGTGGGATGCTTCAATTTCGAAGCCCAATTCTTCAAGTTCTAAAACGATGTCGCGTCGACAATTTTCTCCAAGATCCATTGGAGCAAGGTCGAAATAGCCGCCGTTGTCGTTCAGTTCCATTGTGGGCTGCATGTTCTCATCCAGCTTGAACAAGAAGAATTCTGGTTCTGGTCCGAGGTTAAAGTCAGTGAACCCGAGCTCTTTCATCTCTTTCAATACACGTTTTAAATTTCCGCGTGGATCGCCCGTAAACGGCGAACCGTTGGCAAGTGAAATATCACAGATGAGCCGTGCAACTTTCCCTTTACCCGATGGCCAAGGGAATACCATCCATGTATTAAGATCCGGTATGAGGTACATATCTGATTCCTCGATACGTACAAATCCTTCGATTGAAGATCCGTCGAACATCATCTTGTTGTCTAGTGCTTTTTCGAGCTGGCTGATGGGAATTTCCACGTTCTTGATCATTCCTAAAATATCGGTGAACTGAAGCCGTACGAAATTCACATTTTCTTCCTTTACAAATTTGCGAATGTCTTCTTTTGTATAATTCCTCATCATGCCACTCTCCTTAAGTATCGTTTATTACAGATTGCTCCATAACATTTTTCTATAATAAAGCAAAAAGT of the Sporosarcina sp. FSL K6-1508 genome contains:
- a CDS encoding ribonuclease H family protein, translated to MNILIEWIYKIPKGVETVFRSEEMPAAQALLFAEDLERTGRTKNITLIDRFDSTWTVKEMKGYLKGIETEPHNIAVYFDGGFDRATSKSGLGCVIYYEQSGKSYRLRRNASSDELTSNNEAEYAALYLSIQELELLNVHHLPIRFIGDSQVVINQLGGDWPALENNLSRWADRIDEKLKDLGILPEYELVPRKINSEADRLATQSLNGISITATREIT
- a CDS encoding Na+/H+ antiporter: MGILISIFALLILLLITNIIAHYVTILPTALIQILVGVICALVIKDFTIEVETEWFLLLFIAPLLYNDGAHFPREELWKMRASILGNAIILVLLTTIVGGVFVHWMIPAIPLAAAFALAAILSPTDPVAVNGIAKRIHLPDQIMNLVRGESLINDASGLVAFNFAVLAVVTGYFSITNAAGNFLYMFIVGALLGVGLGLIINRLRYALRRRGLVDVVFHSLLQILTPFIIFFIAEEMFHASGVIAVVAAGIIYTIVKERTENFIAQEQVLTDNIWSIIAFILNGVIFLLLGLTLPTAMRSLLENEQISNWLLLGYVLALGFVVLGIRFVWSHSFNYFNYISSESITEKPTLKTSLITSLVGVRGTITMVGVLSIPLYTASNDLFPERSLIIFLAAGVILMTLIVATIFLPILSKDEANEQTTDLDLNGEKQRMILGAIQEIKSQQTVENTSIVYELLNEYTLMLHMLQSKNKNEEELRVYKEQLTVERLHCLVLERQYVEVYRKEHEVKPNILKSIEKSISVREKVIKSVGNRYIGQKLYQVLKNWKLGRLNEEELTRFLETEDAIQKFTFEKVLADLEERATASDQPEVLHSIIYYYNRLMNKKELPPKVEAVQSIMDEQKEILSLNAIEGQRKEISKMFEDGAINTEEAKELRRFVNYLESVVLYEYVE
- a CDS encoding ketoacyl-ACP synthase III — its product is MKSKARITAIGTHVPQKIMLNEDLEKMVETNDEWIVQRTGIKERRIAGNEEYASHLAFKAIENMIGNNHKDLQDVDCIIVATTTPDYAFPSVACQIQSHFNIPCTGAFDLNATCAGFTYALHLANNLITAEAHRKILVVATETLSKVTDYTDRTTCILFGDGAGAMLVEYDQENPSFLASHIGTNGEGGIHVYRTTFATTMDDKPLSDTGKMVQNGREVYKWAARTIPLGIQELLSKAQLNSEDINWFIPHSANLRMVESICEKSGFPIEKTLTSMKNFGNTSSASIPLALHLGIKEGKIKDGDTLLLYGFGAGLTHLGLVLSWKQN
- a CDS encoding aminoglycoside adenylyltransferase domain-containing protein, whose product is MREMPVSVQTVLNEYIALLHERLPNTLEGLYLQGSIALNAYVNDSSDIDFITVINRRLSEVEVRILSEIHKTIAGKYEKPEMDGVYIMWKDIGKLEADDDNYPYYNEGTLGYGAYFNSITWWILKTNGVSIIGPEPSALKFEIDSQHLVSYVIENMNTYWAGRVQRIENAMGNKLYPPTSEIDDEIEWSVLGLLRQHYTLKEHDIISKLGAGEYALLHMPMEWHPIIKEAINIRKGMKIKIFTSDEERINMALQFSKYIIQYCNSDLV
- a CDS encoding LysE family transporter, producing the protein MPVLTFLLYVFVMSFTPGPNNIMAMLFANQFGFKKTLRFCLGVGAGFFVIMILSSYFNLILHNFIPKVEFPMMLLGAGYMLFLAIKIITSSTTSTDEGGGKYNSFFAGMLLQFVNPKGVLYGITVIATFILPYYSSTIDLLLFSLFLGFVGIMSTCSWSLFGSIFQKFLSDYRKQFNIVMALLLVYSAVSIFI
- the guaC gene encoding GMP reductase, whose amino-acid sequence is MENVFDYEDIQLIPAKCVVNSRSECDTSVILGGHTFKIPVVPANMQTIIDENVAIKLAENGYFYIMHRFNPEKRADFIKDMQSRSLIASISVGVKDEDYTFIVQLAADKLIPEFITIDIAHGHSNAVINMIQHIKKHLPESFVIAGNVGTPEAVRELENAGADATKVGIGPGKVCITKIKTGFGTGGWQLAALRWCAKAATKPIIADGGIRTHGDIAKSVRFGASMVMIGSLFAGHEESPGQTIEKDGQRFKEYFGSASEFQKGEKKNVEGKKMYVEYKGPLMDTLDEMQQDLQSSISYAGGNKLDAIRTVDYVIVKNSIFNGDKVY
- the glnA gene encoding type I glutamate--ammonia ligase, whose protein sequence is MRNYTKEDIRKFVKEENVNFVRLQFTDILGMIKNVEIPISQLEKALDNKMMFDGSSIEGFVRIEESDMYLIPDLNTWMVFPWPSGKGKVARLICDISLANGSPFTGDPRGNLKRVLKEMKELGFTDFNLGPEPEFFLFKLDENMQPTMELNDNGGYFDLAPMDLGENCRRDIVLELEELGFEIEASHHECAPGQHEIDFKYADVLTACDNIQTFKLVVKTIARNHGLHATFMPKPLFGVSGSGMHCNVSLFKDGKNAFVDENGELQLSATAYQFMAGVLEHVPGFTAVTNPTVNSYKRLVPGYEAPCYIAWSAQNRSPLIRIPASRGLSTRIEVRSVDSAANPYLAMAAILKAGLDGIKRELEPPMPVDRNIYEMKPSELQELEIGTLPTDLDHALIALGKDEIIQEALGKHIYTNFMAEKKLEWENYRINVHPWEIERYMKIY
- a CDS encoding helix-turn-helix domain-containing protein, whose product is MEIHLIIAKNLKAIRESKKLSLEKVAELTGVSKTMIGQIERGESAPTITTIWKIANGLKVSFTSLINHPQPDTKIVLRSDIQTLSEDNGKYRVYPHFPFEDEKRFEVYSVEIDQGGFLSADAHMEGTEELLTIFDGELTIRVNNEEYTVKSGDSIRFKADRAHSYHNSGKLITRLSMVLYYPN
- a CDS encoding class I SAM-dependent DNA methyltransferase; translated protein: MSRNVFEENFEKYADPEMYDHLYEGYQKDLNVILEWAKPNQPIIELACGTGRLTIPMAKRGFQLIGVDLHEGMLERAKQKAKEHSVSIEFLKQDCTELAIPVKSELVFMTGNSFQHFLTNEAQDALLQSVRHHLVDDGLFIFDTRNPLLDELAAIDEYEQTYSDKSGNQIIEFHRDEYNSMTQILHCHTERQIYQGETLISKEQDGISLRYSFPLEMERMLKENGFEILQAYGDWDKNELNTKSISMVYVCKTEK
- a CDS encoding YqhV family protein, coding for MVEKALLMIIVLRIFSGSVDITAAMVMYKLNDLEKAFYINTLLALVGPCVLIITTGIALFGLAEKISLTRMVCLFAGIVLILFSLKSK